In a genomic window of Nesterenkonia halotolerans:
- a CDS encoding tripartite tricarboxylate transporter substrate binding protein, with the protein MSHPVNADSTSRSTFRKISTIIFAVVAVICIGSASFFSVQSASGGTDVRSNMTLVAPAAAGGGWDTFQRELQQSLQTNDLVSNVQVINVPGAGGTIAIGNVASLPDANNLMVGGTGQIAAQIQFGTESQLQDVLPVAKVLEEYDIIVVPADSPYETMDELVEAWREDPSGTPWTGGGSFDQLVITETALESDISPSEMTYIPSDGGGEAIQALLNGTAEASAGGFADMYPQVESGRLRVLGVVAEERLEGVDDIPTLAEQGYDVTLTNWRALFAPPSATEEEIAELAQVVDEAVVTPEWEATVEQNYWREAPLQGEELDDYIAEETERIAGLFEEMGQ; encoded by the coding sequence CACCTCGCGCTCCACGTTCAGGAAGATCTCGACCATCATCTTCGCCGTGGTTGCGGTGATATGCATCGGCTCGGCGTCATTCTTCTCGGTCCAGTCGGCCTCCGGCGGCACAGACGTGCGCAGCAACATGACGCTGGTCGCACCGGCAGCAGCAGGCGGCGGGTGGGACACGTTCCAGCGCGAGCTGCAGCAGAGTCTGCAGACCAACGACCTGGTGAGCAATGTTCAGGTGATCAACGTCCCCGGGGCCGGTGGCACGATCGCGATCGGAAATGTGGCCTCGCTCCCGGACGCGAATAATCTGATGGTCGGCGGAACCGGGCAGATCGCAGCCCAGATCCAGTTCGGCACAGAATCTCAGCTGCAGGACGTGTTGCCGGTCGCGAAGGTGCTCGAGGAGTACGACATCATCGTCGTGCCTGCTGATTCGCCCTACGAGACCATGGACGAGCTGGTCGAGGCGTGGCGCGAGGACCCGAGCGGCACGCCATGGACCGGAGGCGGGTCCTTCGATCAGCTGGTGATCACCGAGACCGCCCTGGAATCCGACATCAGCCCCAGCGAGATGACCTACATCCCCTCCGACGGCGGCGGCGAGGCGATCCAGGCGCTGCTCAACGGAACCGCAGAAGCCTCGGCGGGCGGCTTCGCCGACATGTACCCACAGGTCGAGTCCGGGCGGCTGCGCGTCCTGGGCGTCGTGGCCGAGGAACGGCTCGAAGGCGTGGATGACATCCCGACGCTGGCCGAACAGGGTTACGACGTCACGCTGACGAATTGGAGAGCCCTCTTCGCGCCACCCAGCGCCACGGAGGAAGAGATCGCCGAACTGGCCCAGGTGGTGGACGAGGCAGTGGTGACCCCCGAATGGGAGGCCACCGTGGAACAGAACTACTGGCGAGAAGCCCCCCTGCAGGGCGAGGAGCTGGATGACTACATCGCCGAGGAGACCGAGCGCATCGCCGGCCTGTTCGAGGAGATGGGACAGTGA
- a CDS encoding tripartite tricarboxylate transporter TctB family protein: protein MTTPMNPSPDTHTDSPPPVSSTETTPQSSLPGPAPAGEGTFWHGRSGLIMPGVIAAFSLYILIGVLTMDVGEADFPGPRFFPTILAVLGLILAAIIAAGILRHPEHPENQSGRTWRFHSDFQALGWTVGGFLAFAVLLPWLGWILAGGVAFWCAARGFGSRRPVFDILVSLFMSSVVYLAFSVALGLNLPSGILGGGF, encoded by the coding sequence GTGACGACACCGATGAACCCCTCACCTGACACTCACACCGACTCTCCACCCCCGGTGAGCTCCACCGAGACGACGCCGCAGAGCTCGCTTCCCGGTCCCGCTCCCGCCGGGGAAGGGACGTTCTGGCATGGGCGCTCGGGACTGATCATGCCTGGCGTGATCGCCGCCTTCAGCCTCTACATCCTCATCGGCGTGCTCACCATGGATGTGGGAGAGGCAGACTTCCCGGGACCGCGGTTCTTCCCGACCATCCTCGCCGTGCTGGGCCTCATCCTGGCGGCGATCATCGCCGCGGGAATCCTGCGTCACCCGGAACACCCGGAGAACCAGTCCGGCAGGACGTGGCGGTTCCATTCTGACTTCCAGGCCCTGGGCTGGACCGTGGGCGGGTTCCTCGCGTTCGCGGTGCTCCTGCCCTGGCTCGGCTGGATCCTCGCCGGCGGCGTGGCCTTCTGGTGTGCCGCCCGCGGCTTCGGCTCCCGCCGCCCCGTGTTCGACATCCTCGTCAGCCTCTTCATGAGCTCAGTGGTCTATCTCGCGTTCAGCGTCGCACTTGGACTGAACCTGCCCTCGGGCATCCTTGGAGGTGGTTTCTGA
- the tctA gene encoding tripartite tricarboxylate transporter permease TctA, producing MESLSLLMEGFGGALTPINLLWVVVGCLLGTAVGVMPGLGSSMAVALLLPMTFALDPTAAFILFAGVYFGGLFGDSTMAILMNTPGQASAIASTFEGHKMALDGRAPQALATAAIGAFIGGIIASTIVVFFAPTLAELSRYFGPAEYFALAVFAFIATSSVVSESVPKGLAALVLGLGFSTVGIDSVTGTQRFTLGAPQLFEGISLITVTVAILALGEVFYVASRARRDKRDLKTRSAGRPWLKWAEFKEAAPAWGRGTVIGLPFGVIPVGGSEVPTFMAFDVERRLDRRRRFPKFGKGAIRGLAAPEAAGNSTTGMAMGALLALGLPVSATAAIMLAAFRQYGLQPGPLLFDRNPDLVWALLASFFIAMVVLLIINLPFAQLWSKLLLIPQPYLYAGITVFCGLGVYATSGRVFDLLLLLGIGVLGFLMRRYGYPLAPLMIGMVLGPLAETSVRDALLSSDGDYSALIDSPITWFIYGLLALVLAFTVRAAVVKRSRQDI from the coding sequence ATGGAGTCTCTCTCCCTGTTGATGGAAGGATTCGGCGGCGCGCTGACCCCGATCAACCTCCTCTGGGTCGTCGTGGGGTGTCTGCTGGGCACCGCCGTCGGCGTCATGCCGGGCCTGGGTTCCTCCATGGCTGTGGCCCTGCTGCTGCCCATGACCTTTGCCCTGGACCCGACGGCCGCGTTCATCCTGTTCGCCGGTGTGTACTTCGGTGGACTCTTCGGCGACTCCACCATGGCGATCCTGATGAACACCCCCGGCCAGGCCTCGGCCATCGCCTCCACCTTCGAGGGCCACAAGATGGCCCTGGACGGCAGGGCACCCCAGGCATTGGCGACGGCGGCGATCGGCGCGTTCATCGGCGGCATCATCGCCTCCACGATCGTCGTCTTCTTCGCCCCCACGCTGGCCGAGCTCTCCCGCTACTTCGGTCCGGCCGAGTACTTCGCGCTGGCGGTCTTCGCGTTCATCGCCACCTCCTCGGTGGTCTCGGAGTCCGTGCCGAAGGGCCTGGCGGCCCTGGTGCTGGGTCTGGGCTTCTCCACCGTGGGCATCGACTCCGTCACCGGAACGCAGCGCTTCACCCTGGGCGCGCCGCAGCTCTTCGAGGGCATCTCGCTGATCACGGTCACCGTGGCCATCCTGGCTCTCGGTGAGGTGTTCTACGTGGCATCGCGAGCGCGCCGGGACAAGCGCGACCTGAAGACACGCTCTGCCGGACGCCCCTGGCTGAAGTGGGCAGAGTTCAAGGAAGCAGCCCCGGCCTGGGGCCGCGGCACCGTGATCGGACTGCCCTTCGGCGTGATCCCGGTGGGCGGATCCGAGGTGCCCACCTTCATGGCGTTCGATGTGGAGCGGCGCCTGGACCGTCGTCGTCGTTTCCCGAAGTTCGGCAAGGGCGCCATCCGTGGTCTGGCGGCCCCGGAAGCAGCCGGCAACTCCACCACAGGCATGGCCATGGGCGCGCTGCTCGCGCTGGGACTGCCGGTCTCCGCGACGGCGGCCATCATGTTGGCGGCGTTCCGCCAGTATGGGCTGCAGCCGGGTCCGCTGCTGTTCGACCGCAATCCGGATCTGGTCTGGGCGCTGCTGGCGAGCTTCTTCATCGCCATGGTCGTCCTGCTCATCATCAACCTGCCGTTCGCCCAGCTGTGGTCCAAGCTGCTGCTGATCCCGCAGCCCTACCTCTACGCCGGCATCACCGTGTTCTGCGGGCTCGGTGTCTATGCCACCTCCGGTCGGGTCTTCGACCTGCTGCTGCTCCTGGGGATCGGCGTGCTGGGCTTCCTGATGCGGCGCTACGGCTACCCGCTGGCGCCGCTGATGATCGGCATGGTGCTTGGACCGCTGGCGGAGACCTCGGTGCGCGATGCGCTGCTGTCCTCCGACGGTGACTACTCCGCGCTGATCGACAGCCCCATCACCTGGTTCATCTATGGACTGCTCGCGCTGGTGCTGGCCTTCACGGTCCGCGCAGCGGTGGTGAAGCGGAGCCGCCAGGACATCTGA
- a CDS encoding AbrB family transcriptional regulator, translating into MSELLPLLAVMAGSATAAMLFRWWRMPLWPLTGGLLGAAAVNLGFGLAVQVPNLVVLLAQLLVGTAIGATIAPDTFRQFRRFLAPGALAVGAVLGAGVLFGWAFAALGILEPAESMLSLMPGGVAEMVTAGVALGFDGAVIIGAHMVRLFTVLLSLPLVLWVAASIHRRWIADRGTPDPETPSPETPDA; encoded by the coding sequence ATGAGCGAGCTCCTGCCGCTGCTCGCGGTGATGGCGGGCTCCGCGACTGCCGCCATGCTCTTTCGGTGGTGGCGGATGCCGCTGTGGCCGCTCACCGGAGGCCTCCTCGGGGCGGCTGCGGTCAACCTCGGATTCGGTCTCGCGGTGCAGGTGCCGAACCTTGTGGTCCTGCTGGCCCAGCTGCTGGTGGGGACCGCGATCGGAGCCACCATCGCCCCGGACACGTTTCGGCAGTTCAGGCGCTTCCTCGCCCCGGGTGCGCTCGCCGTCGGGGCGGTCCTGGGGGCGGGCGTCCTCTTCGGCTGGGCCTTCGCCGCGCTCGGGATTCTGGAACCCGCAGAGTCCATGCTCTCGCTGATGCCAGGAGGCGTGGCCGAGATGGTGACCGCCGGCGTCGCTCTGGGCTTCGACGGCGCGGTGATCATCGGCGCGCATATGGTGCGCCTGTTCACGGTGCTGCTGAGCCTTCCGCTGGTGCTCTGGGTGGCCGCAAGCATCCACCGGCGCTGGATCGCCGATCGCGGGACCCCCGACCCAGAGACTCCCAGTCCAGAGACCCCCGACGCCTAG
- a CDS encoding AbrB family transcriptional regulator — protein sequence MAAALKGADPGGDELEATDEGARPAGLLGIGRLLLGGASGGALLEVLGVPAGMLIGSVLGSALVNQPWTRRMRPARLPLAARQIGLTTVGLASGVLLTLDSIISTAAIAVPVVLAYLALTALNLVFITILMSRYRVDPVTAVLAVTPGGLAEVSAIALDKGADVGIVLSVHAVRLFSLVLVVLPILLLVLS from the coding sequence CTGGCCGCAGCGCTGAAGGGCGCCGATCCGGGAGGAGACGAACTGGAAGCCACCGACGAGGGCGCGCGCCCAGCGGGACTGCTCGGCATCGGCCGACTCCTCCTGGGCGGCGCAAGCGGCGGCGCGCTGCTCGAGGTGCTCGGGGTTCCGGCAGGAATGCTGATCGGCAGCGTGCTGGGCTCGGCGCTGGTGAACCAGCCCTGGACTCGTCGCATGAGGCCCGCCAGGCTCCCGCTCGCGGCCCGGCAGATCGGGCTGACCACCGTAGGACTGGCCTCCGGGGTGCTGCTCACCCTGGACTCGATCATCAGCACGGCAGCGATCGCCGTTCCCGTGGTCCTCGCCTACCTCGCGCTCACGGCGCTCAACCTCGTGTTCATCACCATCTTGATGTCACGCTATCGAGTGGACCCGGTCACGGCGGTGTTGGCCGTGACCCCAGGTGGTCTGGCCGAGGTCTCCGCGATCGCTCTCGACAAGGGTGCCGACGTCGGAATCGTGCTCAGCGTCCACGCCGTGAGGCTGTTCTCGCTGGTGCTCGTCGTCCTTCCCATCCTGCTTCTGGTGCTCTCATGA
- a CDS encoding glycerophosphodiester phosphodiesterase produces MATPYRRHTYREVPYLLNSRPGPLHHSPLAFAHRGADPRRENTMGAFRRAVDLGYRYLELDVRTSSDGTLVIFHDEELDRATTGTGKLSEKTWEELAQLRVGAEGEFAEELVRFEDLLTTWDDVHLNVDLKDAESVPEFTRIVEKHQAHDRVLAASFNDARRHRVRRLLSHPVATSGGWVATAMIVLLGPLGMMRRLTGRVAEIDCVQVPISHGRIRVVTPRFVQRCHRAGLQVHVWVVDDPLQMHGLLDMGVDGLMTDDAEALADVMRERSVWPQR; encoded by the coding sequence ATGGCCACACCCTACCGTCGCCACACCTATCGCGAGGTTCCCTATCTGCTGAACTCCCGGCCGGGTCCGCTGCACCACAGCCCCCTGGCCTTTGCGCACCGCGGAGCTGATCCGCGCCGTGAGAACACCATGGGCGCCTTCCGTCGGGCGGTCGATCTCGGGTATCGGTATCTGGAGCTCGACGTGCGCACCTCCTCCGACGGCACGCTGGTGATCTTCCATGACGAAGAGCTCGATCGCGCCACCACCGGCACCGGCAAGCTCAGCGAGAAGACCTGGGAGGAGCTCGCCCAGCTCCGGGTCGGGGCCGAGGGCGAGTTCGCCGAAGAACTGGTCCGCTTCGAAGATCTCCTGACCACCTGGGACGATGTCCACCTCAACGTGGACCTCAAGGACGCGGAATCCGTCCCCGAGTTCACCCGCATCGTGGAGAAGCACCAGGCTCACGATCGCGTGCTCGCCGCGAGCTTCAACGATGCCCGCCGACACCGCGTGCGCAGACTGCTCTCCCACCCGGTGGCCACCTCGGGAGGCTGGGTGGCCACGGCGATGATCGTGCTGCTGGGCCCGCTGGGCATGATGCGCCGGCTGACCGGGCGGGTCGCAGAGATCGACTGCGTGCAGGTCCCGATCTCGCATGGACGCATCCGCGTGGTGACCCCGCGGTTCGTGCAGCGCTGCCATCGAGCAGGGCTGCAGGTCCATGTCTGGGTGGTCGATGATCCCCTTCAGATGCATGGGCTTTTGGACATGGGAGTGGACGGCCTGATGACCGACGACGCCGAGGCGCTCGCCGACGTCATGCGTGAACGCTCGGTCTGGCCGCAGCGCTGA
- a CDS encoding HAD family hydrolase: MTELSLPASTSALGDVQLIASDIDGTILSYTHTETGSVSARTVEAFQAAQSAGIRVVLVTGRPVRWLKHISATLGQPGTVIASNGAVIYDLATDRVVHETALDAAALFTVKDLISEIDPQASFAAETLEHLHMEEPFIAGSLFFEENRRRAAGVTEQELRLGPLDETLERDALTHAAQTPDSDVTSAHVTDRVVKLLCKTEAMAPDEFLGRVQSEVGDLLTVTHSAPGISLLELSAQGVNKASGLARYAASQQIARDRVIAFGDMPNDIEMLRWAGRSWAVGSAHPLARSAANHTAASCDDDGVAQVIEQLLAGEL; this comes from the coding sequence GTGACCGAACTCTCGCTTCCGGCGTCCACCTCCGCCCTCGGAGACGTGCAGCTGATCGCCAGCGACATCGACGGCACGATCCTCAGCTACACCCACACCGAGACCGGCTCGGTCTCCGCCAGGACCGTCGAGGCGTTTCAGGCGGCGCAGTCCGCCGGGATCCGTGTGGTGCTGGTGACCGGCCGACCGGTGCGCTGGCTCAAGCACATCAGTGCGACCCTCGGTCAGCCGGGTACGGTCATCGCCTCCAACGGCGCGGTGATCTACGATCTCGCCACCGATCGGGTGGTGCATGAGACCGCGCTGGACGCTGCCGCGCTGTTCACCGTGAAGGACTTGATCTCCGAGATCGACCCGCAGGCCTCCTTCGCCGCAGAGACCCTGGAACACCTGCACATGGAGGAGCCCTTCATCGCCGGCTCGCTCTTCTTCGAAGAGAATCGACGCCGCGCCGCCGGAGTCACCGAACAGGAGCTCCGGCTCGGCCCGCTGGACGAGACGCTGGAGCGCGACGCGCTCACCCATGCGGCGCAGACCCCGGACAGCGACGTCACCAGCGCCCATGTGACCGACCGGGTGGTGAAGCTGCTCTGCAAGACCGAGGCCATGGCGCCCGATGAGTTCCTCGGCAGGGTCCAGTCGGAAGTGGGGGACCTGCTCACCGTGACGCACTCGGCTCCCGGGATCAGTCTCCTGGAGCTCTCCGCCCAGGGCGTGAACAAGGCCTCCGGTCTGGCCCGGTATGCCGCCAGCCAGCAGATCGCGCGTGACCGTGTCATCGCCTTCGGCGACATGCCCAATGACATCGAGATGCTGCGCTGGGCGGGAAGGTCCTGGGCCGTCGGCTCAGCGCACCCACTGGCCCGGTCCGCCGCAAACCACACCGCCGCCTCCTGCGACGACGACGGCGTCGCTCAGGTGATCGAGCAGCTCCTCGCCGGAGAGCTGTAG
- a CDS encoding carbohydrate kinase family protein has product MSSYLAVIGECLVDVVQSETSAPKAHVGGSPFNVAVGLARLEHDVVFAGRRGDDEYGRMIARSLRAQGITALLEADASPTSVARATLDPTGQASYEFTLDWTLPSADELEKKFCTLAGEAGQAGHAGGLSQDQAPRDQDSGPLEHLHAGSIGAMLQPGAETVKNVIDRAHAVATVSYDPNYRPTLVPNRDEARRQAEEFISRADIIQASTDDLDLLYPERSHRETMDAWLQMGPSLVTVTRGPSGAMGLTRAGFAEQEAFSIEVADTVGAGDSFMAATLSTLRGMHLLGASRRPALREISTDQLSTVLRTAARAAAINSSRFGAQPPTAEELDQALRG; this is encoded by the coding sequence GTGAGTTCATACCTAGCGGTCATCGGCGAGTGCTTGGTGGATGTCGTCCAGTCCGAGACATCTGCCCCCAAGGCGCACGTCGGGGGCTCACCGTTCAATGTCGCAGTGGGGCTCGCCCGATTGGAGCACGACGTCGTCTTCGCCGGCCGCCGGGGAGATGACGAATACGGACGCATGATCGCCCGCAGTCTCCGGGCCCAGGGCATCACCGCCCTGCTCGAGGCCGACGCTTCCCCGACCTCCGTGGCTCGAGCCACGCTGGATCCCACCGGGCAGGCCAGCTACGAGTTCACCCTGGACTGGACGCTGCCCAGCGCCGATGAGCTGGAGAAAAAGTTCTGCACTCTCGCCGGAGAGGCCGGACAAGCCGGCCACGCCGGGGGCCTTTCACAGGACCAGGCCCCCAGAGATCAGGACTCCGGCCCGCTGGAACACCTGCATGCAGGCTCGATCGGGGCGATGCTCCAGCCCGGCGCCGAGACCGTGAAGAACGTGATCGACCGCGCGCACGCCGTCGCCACGGTCTCCTATGACCCGAACTACCGGCCCACCCTGGTGCCCAATCGAGATGAGGCGCGCCGCCAGGCCGAAGAGTTCATCTCCCGGGCAGACATCATCCAGGCCTCCACCGACGATCTCGACCTGCTCTACCCCGAGCGCAGCCACCGGGAGACGATGGATGCCTGGCTGCAGATGGGCCCCTCCCTGGTCACCGTGACCCGAGGGCCCTCTGGTGCGATGGGCCTGACCCGCGCGGGCTTCGCCGAGCAGGAGGCCTTCTCCATCGAAGTCGCTGACACGGTGGGGGCGGGCGACTCCTTCATGGCGGCCACGCTCTCCACGCTGCGCGGAATGCATCTCCTCGGCGCCTCCCGTCGTCCAGCCCTGCGCGAGATCAGCACCGACCAGCTCAGCACCGTGCTGCGCACCGCGGCGCGCGCGGCCGCCATCAACTCCTCACGCTTCGGGGCTCAGCCGCCGACCGCTGAGGAGCTCGACCAGGCTCTCCGGGGCTGA
- the moeB gene encoding molybdopterin-synthase adenylyltransferase MoeB gives MNDLSQFSASQMERFQRHFSLDGFGIEAQAKLLNSRVVVIGAGGLGAPILTYLAAAGVGTIDVIDHDVVDRSNLHRQVIHSEAGIGQPKTASAAAVMRGLHPEIVIHEHREPITAANALELIAEADIVVDGSDNFATRYVVADACEIADKPMVSGSILRFAGQVSLFWASHGPTYRDLYPEAPDAGEVPTCAQAGVLGVLPGVIGSIMATETIKFLTGIGRTLLGRVLTYDAMNSSFREITLHPDPARKPVTTIGADVTGLGGFNPDPEPEVEDLEFNPYTGEPKLADELSPAQLRELIDAGKIGGILDVREPWEHQMGTIEGAVNLPLSGLMGGATADDDAASGLDQAAGKPVVLYCKIGVRSRQALELLREQHPQADLRNLIGGYELYKQL, from the coding sequence ATGAATGATCTCTCCCAGTTCTCCGCCTCCCAGATGGAGCGGTTCCAGCGGCACTTCTCGCTCGACGGCTTCGGCATCGAGGCCCAGGCCAAGCTGCTGAACTCTCGCGTCGTGGTCATCGGCGCCGGCGGGCTCGGCGCGCCGATCCTGACCTACCTGGCAGCCGCCGGCGTGGGCACCATCGACGTGATCGACCATGACGTGGTGGACCGCTCCAATCTGCACCGGCAGGTGATCCACTCCGAGGCTGGCATCGGCCAGCCCAAGACCGCCTCGGCCGCCGCCGTAATGCGCGGCCTGCACCCCGAGATCGTCATCCACGAACACCGGGAGCCGATCACCGCGGCCAATGCGCTGGAGCTCATCGCCGAGGCCGACATCGTGGTCGACGGCTCGGACAACTTCGCCACCCGCTATGTGGTGGCCGACGCCTGCGAGATCGCCGACAAGCCCATGGTCTCCGGATCGATCCTGCGCTTCGCCGGGCAGGTCAGCCTCTTCTGGGCAAGCCATGGCCCGACCTACCGGGACCTCTACCCCGAGGCGCCCGACGCCGGCGAGGTCCCCACCTGCGCCCAGGCCGGCGTGCTCGGCGTGCTGCCCGGAGTCATCGGCTCCATCATGGCCACCGAGACCATCAAGTTCCTCACCGGGATCGGACGCACCCTGCTGGGCCGCGTGCTCACCTATGACGCGATGAACTCGAGCTTTCGCGAGATCACTCTGCATCCGGACCCCGCGCGGAAACCCGTGACCACCATCGGGGCTGACGTCACCGGACTGGGCGGCTTCAATCCAGACCCCGAGCCCGAGGTCGAGGACCTCGAGTTCAACCCCTACACCGGGGAGCCCAAGCTCGCCGACGAACTCAGCCCCGCACAGCTGCGCGAGCTCATCGATGCCGGGAAGATCGGCGGCATCCTCGACGTGCGGGAGCCCTGGGAGCACCAGATGGGCACCATCGAGGGTGCGGTGAACCTGCCGCTGAGCGGTCTCATGGGCGGTGCGACAGCCGACGACGACGCCGCCTCCGGACTCGACCAGGCGGCCGGAAAGCCGGTGGTGCTCTACTGCAAGATCGGGGTCAGGTCCCGTCAGGCACTGGAACTCCTGCGCGAGCAGCACCCGCAGGCGGATCTGCGCAACCTGATCGGTGGCTATGAGCTCTACAAACAGCTCTGA
- a CDS encoding thiazole synthase, producing MSTARGIVSDMLPPLQVGDYTLENRLIMGTGGITDLDALERALVASGTTLTTVAMRRYSAETKTSVFSMLQRLGIDILPNTAGCYTVKDTVLTAELAREALETNLIKVEVIADEHTLLPDVIETLEATEQLADRGFVPMVYTSDDPAVALRLEQAGAAAVMPLGAPIGTGLGILNRHNIELITSRAGIPVVLDAGIGSASEAALAMELGCDAVLVASAVTRAQQPTEMATAMRMAVHAGYLSARAGRIPRREHAQASSAFAGRISPIDELT from the coding sequence ATGAGCACAGCACGCGGCATCGTGTCAGACATGCTTCCACCCCTGCAGGTCGGGGACTACACCTTGGAGAACCGGCTCATCATGGGCACCGGCGGCATCACCGACCTCGACGCGCTCGAGCGTGCCCTGGTGGCCTCCGGCACCACGCTGACCACCGTGGCGATGCGCCGCTACAGCGCCGAGACGAAGACCTCGGTGTTCTCCATGCTGCAGCGCCTGGGCATCGACATCCTGCCCAACACCGCGGGCTGCTACACGGTCAAAGACACCGTGCTCACCGCCGAACTGGCACGCGAGGCCCTGGAGACGAACCTGATCAAGGTCGAGGTCATCGCCGACGAGCACACCCTGCTCCCCGACGTCATCGAAACCCTGGAAGCCACCGAGCAGCTGGCCGATCGCGGTTTCGTCCCCATGGTCTACACCTCCGACGACCCCGCGGTCGCGCTGCGCCTGGAACAGGCCGGAGCCGCTGCGGTCATGCCGCTGGGAGCCCCCATCGGCACAGGCCTGGGCATCCTGAACCGACACAACATCGAGCTCATCACCTCCCGCGCCGGGATTCCCGTGGTCCTCGACGCCGGGATCGGCAGCGCCTCGGAGGCCGCGCTGGCCATGGAGCTCGGCTGCGACGCCGTGCTGGTCGCCTCCGCGGTGACCCGCGCCCAGCAGCCCACCGAGATGGCCACCGCCATGCGAATGGCGGTCCACGCCGGCTACCTCTCCGCCCGTGCCGGACGGATCCCGCGGCGTGAGCACGCGCAGGCCTCCTCGGCTTTTGCCGGCCGCATCTCCCCGATCGACGAACTGACCTGA
- the thiS gene encoding sulfur carrier protein ThiS, whose protein sequence is MLTVRINEDHVKLPENATVVDAVAQTIGRSLNPDGTPADGGRLGVAVALNAAVVPRSRWAATTLTGGEEIEIVTAVQGG, encoded by the coding sequence ATGCTCACCGTCCGCATCAATGAAGACCATGTGAAGCTGCCCGAGAACGCCACGGTGGTCGACGCCGTCGCGCAGACCATCGGACGCAGCCTCAACCCCGACGGCACCCCCGCCGACGGTGGCCGGCTCGGCGTCGCCGTCGCGCTGAACGCCGCAGTGGTTCCGCGCAGCCGCTGGGCAGCGACCACGTTGACCGGAGGCGAAGAGATCGAGATCGTCACTGCCGTCCAGGGCGGCTGA
- the thiO gene encoding glycine oxidase ThiO — translation MSPDTGPQAEDAGLIPVARSVNTPASTAVIGAGVVGLLTAWQLRLAGHHVAVIAPDIAQDASYAAAGMLAPISEVQYGQDELWPIMTASRTEYPQLLATLSRATDVPTGYRENGTLLIAADRSDRDAVSELAVLQREHGMEVTALTSSTLRRREPALAPGLSKGWDVPSDHQIDPRQLVAAVRAALEADLDPQDFPGAGEPAQWLTATVTAVEEATEAPGHASGFTVTTDDDVARPFSAVVLVPGLGYAGIRGLPETSPLDLRPIHGDVLRLRVNPAQLMPGETHILDATVRAKVNGRSVYLVPRADGGLVVGASSREDSLTGTHAGSVQELLSDAVAVLPGVKDMELTEITTRARPGTPDERPYLGTLRPGLVVSTGYSRHGILLAPLAARLGAALLDHSRIDTPPQAAALTAADEELLASMSLTRGRS, via the coding sequence ATGTCACCCGACACTGGGCCCCAAGCAGAGGACGCGGGTTTGATTCCCGTCGCCCGCTCTGTGAACACCCCAGCGAGCACGGCAGTGATCGGCGCGGGCGTGGTCGGGCTGCTGACCGCCTGGCAGCTGCGCCTGGCCGGTCACCACGTCGCCGTCATCGCGCCGGACATCGCCCAGGACGCCTCCTATGCCGCGGCCGGCATGCTCGCTCCCATCAGCGAGGTCCAGTACGGCCAGGACGAGCTCTGGCCCATCATGACTGCCTCCCGGACGGAGTATCCCCAGCTTCTGGCCACCCTGTCTCGGGCCACGGATGTCCCCACCGGCTATCGCGAGAACGGCACCCTGCTGATCGCCGCCGACCGCTCCGACCGTGACGCTGTGTCCGAGCTCGCCGTTCTCCAGCGCGAACACGGCATGGAGGTCACCGCGCTGACCAGCTCCACCCTGCGACGTCGTGAGCCTGCACTGGCCCCCGGACTCTCCAAGGGCTGGGATGTTCCCAGTGATCACCAGATCGACCCGCGCCAGCTCGTGGCCGCGGTGCGCGCCGCACTCGAGGCCGACCTGGACCCGCAGGACTTCCCCGGTGCCGGAGAACCCGCGCAATGGCTCACCGCGACGGTCACCGCCGTCGAGGAAGCGACGGAGGCCCCGGGTCACGCATCCGGGTTCACCGTCACCACCGACGACGACGTCGCCCGCCCGTTCTCCGCCGTCGTCCTGGTCCCGGGCCTGGGCTACGCGGGGATCCGTGGTCTCCCGGAGACCTCCCCGCTGGACCTGCGCCCCATCCACGGCGATGTGCTGCGGCTGCGCGTGAACCCCGCCCAGCTCATGCCCGGAGAGACTCACATCCTCGACGCCACGGTCCGCGCCAAGGTCAACGGCCGCTCCGTCTACCTGGTCCCCCGCGCCGATGGGGGACTGGTCGTCGGCGCCTCCTCCCGGGAGGACAGCCTCACCGGCACCCACGCCGGCTCCGTCCAGGAGCTGCTCAGCGACGCCGTGGCCGTGCTCCCCGGGGTCAAGGACATGGAGCTGACCGAGATCACCACACGGGCCCGCCCCGGCACCCCCGACGAGCGCCCCTACCTCGGCACCCTTCGACCCGGCCTCGTGGTCTCCACCGGATACTCCCGCCACGGGATCCTGCTCGCCCCGCTGGCCGCCCGGCTCGGGGCCGCGCTGCTGGATCATTCACGCATCGACACACCACCACAGGCGGCTGCGCTGACCGCAGCCGACGAGGAGCTGCTGGCCAGCATGAGCCTGACCCGGGGCAGGTCCTGA